A genomic region of Miscanthus floridulus cultivar M001 chromosome 3, ASM1932011v1, whole genome shotgun sequence contains the following coding sequences:
- the LOC136547278 gene encoding uncharacterized protein → MGHGVRGRRPNLRSLRSTGSSRARRRLSITTSLQPASMNGKKGKGGAGAHAAARPVATCMAAAIVSVVVLLVAASALLFLLSPQAPGTPGQGPPREPVELAIGLTGHERWLDALRAWAQLACFNLRPAEPRYHLLRSPASVTKAAKKTLEMSMETVEHSAESAARATEEALERTTEKVKRKVSLSRSPSAQRPDGDL, encoded by the exons ATGGGCCATGGGGTCCGGGGGCGCCGGCCTAACCTTCGTTCGCTTCGCTCCACCGGTTCCAGCCGCGCGAGGCGACGTCTCTCGATCACCACCAGCTTGCAGCCCGCGTCAATGAACGGCAAGAAGGGCAAGGGTGGCGCCGGCGCCCACGCCGCCGCGCGGCCTGTGGCGACCTGCATGGCCGCCGCCATCGTCTCCGTCGTCGTGCTGCTCGTCGCGGCGTCGGCTCTGCTGTTCCTGCTGTCGCCGCAGGCGCCGGGGACCCCGGGGCAGGGACCGCCCCGCGAGCCGGTGGAGCTGGCGATCGGCCTCACCGGGCACGAGCGCTGGCTGGACGCGCTCCGCGCGTGGGCCCAGCTCGCGTGCTTCAACCTCCGGCCGGCCGAGCCGCG GTACCATCTGCTGCGGAGCCCGGCGTCGGTGACCAAGGCGGCCAAGAAAACCTTGGAGATGAGCATGGAGACGGTGGAGCACTCGGCGGAGTCGGCGGCCAGGGCCACCGAGGAGGCCCTGGAGAGGACCACCGAGAAGGTCAAGAGGAAGGTCTCGCTCTCGCGCTCGCCGTCGGCGCAGCGCCCTGATGGAGACCTCTGA